The Paramormyrops kingsleyae isolate MSU_618 chromosome 11, PKINGS_0.4, whole genome shotgun sequence genome includes a window with the following:
- the LOC111844998 gene encoding inositol hexakisphosphate and diphosphoinositol-pentakisphosphate kinase 2 isoform X2, whose product MSEPSSPGESQRGAPRFFVGCEDDDGEGLGSSMRTDAELELFEEEADSPPERQIVVGICSMMKKSKSKPMTQILERLCRFEYITVVIFPEDIILNEPVEKWPLCDCLISFHSKGFPLDKAVSYAKLRQPLLINDLNMQYFIQDRREVYRILQEEGIDLPRYVVLNRDPDKPEECNLVEGEDHVEVTGEIFQKPFVEKPVCAEDHNVYIYYPTSAGGGSQRLFRKIGSRSSVYSPESSVRKTGSYIYEEFMPTDGTDVKVYTVGPDYAHAEARKSPALDGKVERDSEGKEIRYPVMLTAMEKLVARKVCLAFKQTVCGFDLLRANGHSFVCDVNGFSFVKNSMKYYDDCAKILGNIVMRELAPQLHIPWSIPTEAEDIPIVPTTSGTMMELRCVIAVIRHGDRTPKQKMKMEVRNPMFFVMFEKYGGYKTGKLKLKKPKQLQEVLDIARELLAELGQHNDCEIEEKKSKLEQLKTVLEMYGHFSGINRKVQLTYLPHGQPKTSSEEEDTRKDGPSLLLVLKWGGELTPTGRVQAEELGRAFRCMYPGGQGDYAGFPGCGLLRLHSTYRHDLKIYASDEGRVQMTAAAFAKGLLALEGELTPILVQMVKSANMNGLLDSDSDSLTGCQHRVKARLHEIMQKDQDFGEEDFDKLAPTASPSLVSSMKVVANPVKTCDQVYALIQSLTSQIRRRLEDPKSADLQLYHSESLELMLQRWSKLERDFRMKNGRYDISKIPDIYDCIKYDVQHNASLGLEDTQDLFRLSRALADIVIPQEYGINKVEKLDIAYAYCLPLVKKIQLDLQRTHEDESVNKLHPLYSRGVMSPGRHVRTRLYFTSESHVHSLLSIFRYGGLLDEEKDQQWKRAMDYLGAVTELNYMTQIVIMLYEDNNKDPSSEDRFHVELHFSPGVKGCDDEQKAPLGFGFRPASSENEEKQPDPGSLEDLSQSEPDQAAPLTEPVSVLRRSPLIRNRKTGSMEVLSETTSTKMGTYRLFPSYSRQSPEMKQSGLGSQCAGLFSTTVLGGSSSAPNLQDYARTHRKKFSAGSLSYKDGTWDDAAALDVSSALCWEGTEPLEEHHVAQLLRRFSTDQLLGRQLSLDSALAHHLHQCSYHLRLFRNWLISGQDTLDCLYGFEGCSMVPSIYPLETLHNSLSLKQVDQFLTAVCESGGESQSRTTRAFSAMFDSQTQPSVDAFIPQRVLSSSASLRHRSDRPPWYSSGPSSTVSSAGPSSPTTADTSPRFSFSDKTSLTPQSSEETQGGQQGGHLASPPHLPSSPPLGTDETNKQEVGDQETGTSPMTNHHGCQELLESPSEAADAPSPDSPLAELLPGHPGSLPVLLELHESSSEAGSSSQTPISPYMEVGGGVLDTEAGPGTWKNGLGPTVEVGGAQAAEP is encoded by the exons ATGTCAGAGCCGAGCAGCCCCGGCGAGAGCCAGCGTGGCGCTCCCAGATTCTTCGTGGGCTGCGAGGACGATGACGGCGAGGGCTTGGGCAGCAGCATGAGGACGGACGCCGAGCTGGAGCTGTTCGAGGAGGAGGCCGATTCG CCTCCAGAGCGGCAGATCGTGGTGGGAATCTGCTCCATGATGAAGAAATCCAAATCCAAGCCAATGACGCAGATCCTAGAGCGACTGTGCCGATTCGAGTACATCACTGTCGTCATCTTCCCGGAGGACATCATTCTCAATGAGCCGGTGGAGAAATGGCCCCTCTGTGACTGCCTCATCTCCTTCCACTCCAAAG GGTTTCCTCTCGACAAAGCCGTAAGCTACGCTAAGCTCAGACAGCCGCTTCTCATCAACGACCTGAACATGCAGTACTTCATACAGGACAG GAGAGAGGTGTACCGGATCCTGCAGGAAGAGGGGATCGATTTACCGCGCTACGTCGTGCTGAACCGCGATCCGGACAAACCGGAGG AGTGCAACCTGGTGGAAGGTGAAGATCACGTCGAGGTGACCGGGGAAATCTTCCAGAAGCCATTTGTAGAAAAGCCTGTATGCGCTGAGGACCACAATGTGTACATCTATTATCCGACATCAGCCGGGGGAGGCAGTCAGCGGCTTTTCCGGAAG attggCAGTCGCAGTAGTGTTTATTCCCCGGAGAGCAGCGTGCGCAAGACGGGGTCTTACATCTACGAGGAGTTCATGCCCACCGACGGAACGGATGTTAAG GTGTACACAGTGGGTCCCGACTACGCCCACGCCGAAGCTCGGAAGTCGCCCGCCCTGGACGGGAAGGTGGAGCGTGACAGCGAGGGCAAGGAGATCCGCTACCCTGTGATGCTGACCGCCATGGAGAAGCTGGTCGCTCGCAAAGTCTGCCTGGCCTTCAAG CAAACCGTGTGCGGGTTCGACCTCCTCCGGGCCAATGGACACTCCTTCGTCTGTGACGTCAACGGTTTCAGTTTTGTCAAGAATTCCATGAAGTACTACGACGACTGCGCCAAAATCCTGGG gAACATAGTGATGCGGGAGCTGGCTCCCCAGCTCCACATCCCTTGGTCAATCCCGACAGAAGCTGAGGATATTCCCATTGTGCCGACTACGTCAGGAACAAT GATGGAGCTCCGTTGCGTGATCGCTGTCATCCGGCATGGCGATCGAACCCCTAAGCAGAAAATGAAGATGGAAGTGAGGAATCCCAT gttTTTTGTTATGTTTGAAAAATATGGCGGCTACAAGACCGGGAAGCTGAAACTCAAAAAACCGAAGCAGTTGCAG GAGGTACTGGACATAGCCCGGGAGCTGCTGGCAGAACTGGGACAGCACAACGACTGCGAGATCGAGGAGAAGAAGTCCAAACTAGAGCAGCTGAAAACCGTCCTGGAGAT GTACGGCCATTTCTCAGGAATAAACAGGAAAGTGCAGCTCACCTACCTTCCCCACGGCCAGCCCAAGACCTCCAGCGAGGAGGAAG ACACGAGGAAGGACGGACCCTCTCTTCTCCTGGTgctgaagtgggggggggagctgacCCCCACGGGACGGGTACAGGCTGAAGAACTGGGCCGGGCCTTCCGCTGCATGTACCCGGGGGGCCAAG GGGACTATGCCGGCTTTCCCGGCTGCGGTCTGCTCCGGCTGCACAGCACATACCGGCACGACCTGAAGATCTACGCCTCGGACGAGGGCCGCGTGCAGATGACGGCGGCCGCCTTTGCCAAG GGTCTGCTGGCCCTGGAGGGGGAGCTGACACCCATCCTGGTGCAGATGGTGAAGAGCGCCAACATGAACGGGCTCCTGGACAGCGACAGCGACTCGCTGACGGGCTGCCAGCACCGCGTGAAAGCTCGCCTGCACGAGATCATGCAGAAGGACCAGGACTTTGGCGAGGAGGACTTTGACAAG CTGGCTCCCACTGCCAGTCCTTCTCTGGTGAGTTCGATGAAGGTCGTGGCGAACCCAGTGAAGACCTGCGACCAAGTCTACGCCCTCATTCAGAGTCTGACCTCGCAGATCCGCAGGAGGCTGGAAGACCCCAAATCAGCAG ACCTGCAGCTCTACCACAGCGAGTCCCTGGAACTGATGCTCCAGCGCTGGTCCAAACTGGAGCGGGACTTCCGCATGAAGAATGGGCGGTATGACATCAGCAAGATCCCGGACATCTATGACTGCATTAAGTATGACGTGCAGCACAACGCTTCCCTGGGCCTGGAGGACACGCAGGACCTCTTCCGGCTGTCCCGGGCCTTGGCGGACATCGTCATCCCACAG GAGTATGGCATCAATAAAGTAGAAAAGCTGGACATTGCTTATGCTTACTGCCTCCCGCTGGTTAAGAAGATCCAGCTGGACCTGCAGAGGACTCACGAGGACGAGTCCGTCAACAAGTTGCACCCTTT GTACTCCCGTGGCGTGATGTCCCCGGGACGCCACGTCCGGACGCGGCTCTACTTCACCAGCGAGAGTCACGTACACTCCTTGCTCAGTATCTTCCGCTACGGAGGCCTGCTCGAT GAGGAGAAGGACCAGCAGTGGAAGCGTGCTATGGACTACCTCGGTGCCGTCACAGAGCTCAACTACATGACCCAGATCGTCATCATGTTGTATGAAGACAACAACAAG GACCCTTCGTCTGAGGACCGTTTTCATGTGGAGCTTCACTTCAGCCCTGGGGTGAAGGGCTGTGATGACGAGCAGAAAGCTCCCCTGGGCTTTGGCTTCCGTCCAGCTTCCTCCGAG AACGAGGAGAAGCAGCCAGACCCGGGGAGCCTGGAAGACCTGTCGCAGTCCGAGCCGGACCAGGCCGCACCACTCACTGAGCCCGTGAGCGTCCTGAGACGGTCCCCGCTGATCCGTAACCGGAAGACCGGCTCCATGGAG GTGCTGTCTGAGACCACGTCCACCAAGATGGGGACATATCGCCTCTTTCCGTCTTACAGCCGCCAGTCCCCAGAGATGAAACAGAGTGGATTAG GCTCTCAGTGTGCAGGACTTTTCAGCACCACAGTCCTGGGGGGCTCTTCTAGTGCCCCAAACCTACAGGACTATGCTCGTACACACCGCAAAAAATTCTCCGCCGGCAGTCTGTCCTATAAAGACG GGACGTGGGATGATGCAGCTGCACTGGATGTAAGCTCAGCTCTGTGTTGGGAGGGAACAG AGCCCCTGGAGGAGCACCACGTGGCCCAGCTTCTCCGGCGCTTCTCCACAGACCAGCTGCTGGGCCGGCAGCTCTCTCTGGACAGTGCCCTGGCCCACCACCTCCACCAGTGCTCCTACCACCTGCGCCTCTTCCGCAACTGGTTAATCTCCGGCCAGGACACCCTAGATTGCCTCTACG GCTTTGAGGGATGTTCCATGGTGCCATCTATCTACCCACTGGAGACACTGCACAACTCGCTCTCGCTGAAACAGGTGGACCAGTTCCTGACGGCAGTGTGTGAGAGCGGCGGGGAATCCCAGTCCAGGACCACCAGAG CTTTCTCCGCCATGTTTGACTCTCAGACTCAGCCGTCGGTGGACGCCTTCATCCCGCAGAGAGTCCTGTCGTCCTCGGCGTCATTGCGCCACCGTTCGGACCGGCCACCCTGGT ACAGCAGTGGCCCATCCAGCACCGTATCCAGCGCAGGCCCGTCATCGCCGACCACTGCCGATACGTCCCCCCGGTTCAGCTTCAGCGACAAGACATCCCTGACTCCTCAGAGCAGCGAGGAGACacagggggggcagcaggggggCCACCTGGCCTcgcccccccacctgcccagCAGCCCTCCCCTTGGCACAGATGAAACGAATAAACAGGAAGTGGGGGACCAGGAGACGGGCACCTCCCCCATGACAAACCACCACGGGTGCCAGGAGCTGCTAGAGTCCCCAAGTGAGGCAGCAGATGCCCCTTCCCCCGACTCCCCTTTGGCCGAACTGCTCCCGGGGCACCCTGGGTCCCTCCCTGTCCTGCTGGAACTGCATGAGAGCAGCTCTGAGGCCGGTTCTAGTTCACAAACCCCCATAAGCCCGTATATGGAGGTTGGGGGCGGAGTCTTGGACACGGAGGCAGGGCCAGGGACATGGAAAAACGGCTTGGGACCGACTGTGGAGGTTGGTGGTGCCCAGGCTGCTGAGCCCTAG
- the LOC111844998 gene encoding inositol hexakisphosphate and diphosphoinositol-pentakisphosphate kinase 2 isoform X4 produces the protein MSEPSSPGESQRGAPRFFVGCEDDDGEGLGSSMRTDAELELFEEEADSPPERQIVVGICSMMKKSKSKPMTQILERLCRFEYITVVIFPEDIILNEPVEKWPLCDCLISFHSKGFPLDKAVSYAKLRQPLLINDLNMQYFIQDRREVYRILQEEGIDLPRYVVLNRDPDKPEECNLVEGEDHVEVTGEIFQKPFVEKPVCAEDHNVYIYYPTSAGGGSQRLFRKIGSRSSVYSPESSVRKTGSYIYEEFMPTDGTDVKVYTVGPDYAHAEARKSPALDGKVERDSEGKEIRYPVMLTAMEKLVARKVCLAFKQTVCGFDLLRANGHSFVCDVNGFSFVKNSMKYYDDCAKILGNIVMRELAPQLHIPWSIPTEAEDIPIVPTTSGTMMELRCVIAVIRHGDRTPKQKMKMEVRNPMFFVMFEKYGGYKTGKLKLKKPKQLQEVLDIARELLAELGQHNDCEIEEKKSKLEQLKTVLEMYGHFSGINRKVQLTYLPHGQPKTSSEEEDTRKDGPSLLLVLKWGGELTPTGRVQAEELGRAFRCMYPGGQGDYAGFPGCGLLRLHSTYRHDLKIYASDEGRVQMTAAAFAKGLLALEGELTPILVQMVKSANMNGLLDSDSDSLTGCQHRVKARLHEIMQKDQDFGEEDFDKLAPTASPSLVSSMKVVANPVKTCDQVYALIQSLTSQIRRRLEDPKSADLQLYHSESLELMLQRWSKLERDFRMKNGRYDISKIPDIYDCIKYDVQHNASLGLEDTQDLFRLSRALADIVIPQEYGINKVEKLDIAYAYCLPLVKKIQLDLQRTHEDESVNKLHPLYSRGVMSPGRHVRTRLYFTSESHVHSLLSIFRYGGLLDEEKDQQWKRAMDYLGAVTELNYMTQIVIMLYEDNNKDPSSEDRFHVELHFSPGVKGCDDEQKAPLGFGFRPASSENEEKQPDPGSLEDLSQSEPDQAAPLTEPVSVLRRSPLIRNRKTGSMEVLSETTSTKMGTYRLFPSYSRQSPEMKQSGLGSQCAGLFSTTVLGGSSSAPNLQDYARTHRKKFSAGSLSYKDEPLEEHHVAQLLRRFSTDQLLGRQLSLDSALAHHLHQCSYHLRLFRNWLISGQDTLDCLYGFEGCSMVPSIYPLETLHNSLSLKQVDQFLTAVCESGGESQSRTTRAFSAMFDSQTQPSVDAFIPQRVLSSSASLRHRSDRPPWYSSGPSSTVSSAGPSSPTTADTSPRFSFSDKTSLTPQSSEETQGGQQGGHLASPPHLPSSPPLGTDETNKQEVGDQETGTSPMTNHHGCQELLESPSEAADAPSPDSPLAELLPGHPGSLPVLLELHESSSEAGSSSQTPISPYMEVGGGVLDTEAGPGTWKNGLGPTVEVGGAQAAEP, from the exons ATGTCAGAGCCGAGCAGCCCCGGCGAGAGCCAGCGTGGCGCTCCCAGATTCTTCGTGGGCTGCGAGGACGATGACGGCGAGGGCTTGGGCAGCAGCATGAGGACGGACGCCGAGCTGGAGCTGTTCGAGGAGGAGGCCGATTCG CCTCCAGAGCGGCAGATCGTGGTGGGAATCTGCTCCATGATGAAGAAATCCAAATCCAAGCCAATGACGCAGATCCTAGAGCGACTGTGCCGATTCGAGTACATCACTGTCGTCATCTTCCCGGAGGACATCATTCTCAATGAGCCGGTGGAGAAATGGCCCCTCTGTGACTGCCTCATCTCCTTCCACTCCAAAG GGTTTCCTCTCGACAAAGCCGTAAGCTACGCTAAGCTCAGACAGCCGCTTCTCATCAACGACCTGAACATGCAGTACTTCATACAGGACAG GAGAGAGGTGTACCGGATCCTGCAGGAAGAGGGGATCGATTTACCGCGCTACGTCGTGCTGAACCGCGATCCGGACAAACCGGAGG AGTGCAACCTGGTGGAAGGTGAAGATCACGTCGAGGTGACCGGGGAAATCTTCCAGAAGCCATTTGTAGAAAAGCCTGTATGCGCTGAGGACCACAATGTGTACATCTATTATCCGACATCAGCCGGGGGAGGCAGTCAGCGGCTTTTCCGGAAG attggCAGTCGCAGTAGTGTTTATTCCCCGGAGAGCAGCGTGCGCAAGACGGGGTCTTACATCTACGAGGAGTTCATGCCCACCGACGGAACGGATGTTAAG GTGTACACAGTGGGTCCCGACTACGCCCACGCCGAAGCTCGGAAGTCGCCCGCCCTGGACGGGAAGGTGGAGCGTGACAGCGAGGGCAAGGAGATCCGCTACCCTGTGATGCTGACCGCCATGGAGAAGCTGGTCGCTCGCAAAGTCTGCCTGGCCTTCAAG CAAACCGTGTGCGGGTTCGACCTCCTCCGGGCCAATGGACACTCCTTCGTCTGTGACGTCAACGGTTTCAGTTTTGTCAAGAATTCCATGAAGTACTACGACGACTGCGCCAAAATCCTGGG gAACATAGTGATGCGGGAGCTGGCTCCCCAGCTCCACATCCCTTGGTCAATCCCGACAGAAGCTGAGGATATTCCCATTGTGCCGACTACGTCAGGAACAAT GATGGAGCTCCGTTGCGTGATCGCTGTCATCCGGCATGGCGATCGAACCCCTAAGCAGAAAATGAAGATGGAAGTGAGGAATCCCAT gttTTTTGTTATGTTTGAAAAATATGGCGGCTACAAGACCGGGAAGCTGAAACTCAAAAAACCGAAGCAGTTGCAG GAGGTACTGGACATAGCCCGGGAGCTGCTGGCAGAACTGGGACAGCACAACGACTGCGAGATCGAGGAGAAGAAGTCCAAACTAGAGCAGCTGAAAACCGTCCTGGAGAT GTACGGCCATTTCTCAGGAATAAACAGGAAAGTGCAGCTCACCTACCTTCCCCACGGCCAGCCCAAGACCTCCAGCGAGGAGGAAG ACACGAGGAAGGACGGACCCTCTCTTCTCCTGGTgctgaagtgggggggggagctgacCCCCACGGGACGGGTACAGGCTGAAGAACTGGGCCGGGCCTTCCGCTGCATGTACCCGGGGGGCCAAG GGGACTATGCCGGCTTTCCCGGCTGCGGTCTGCTCCGGCTGCACAGCACATACCGGCACGACCTGAAGATCTACGCCTCGGACGAGGGCCGCGTGCAGATGACGGCGGCCGCCTTTGCCAAG GGTCTGCTGGCCCTGGAGGGGGAGCTGACACCCATCCTGGTGCAGATGGTGAAGAGCGCCAACATGAACGGGCTCCTGGACAGCGACAGCGACTCGCTGACGGGCTGCCAGCACCGCGTGAAAGCTCGCCTGCACGAGATCATGCAGAAGGACCAGGACTTTGGCGAGGAGGACTTTGACAAG CTGGCTCCCACTGCCAGTCCTTCTCTGGTGAGTTCGATGAAGGTCGTGGCGAACCCAGTGAAGACCTGCGACCAAGTCTACGCCCTCATTCAGAGTCTGACCTCGCAGATCCGCAGGAGGCTGGAAGACCCCAAATCAGCAG ACCTGCAGCTCTACCACAGCGAGTCCCTGGAACTGATGCTCCAGCGCTGGTCCAAACTGGAGCGGGACTTCCGCATGAAGAATGGGCGGTATGACATCAGCAAGATCCCGGACATCTATGACTGCATTAAGTATGACGTGCAGCACAACGCTTCCCTGGGCCTGGAGGACACGCAGGACCTCTTCCGGCTGTCCCGGGCCTTGGCGGACATCGTCATCCCACAG GAGTATGGCATCAATAAAGTAGAAAAGCTGGACATTGCTTATGCTTACTGCCTCCCGCTGGTTAAGAAGATCCAGCTGGACCTGCAGAGGACTCACGAGGACGAGTCCGTCAACAAGTTGCACCCTTT GTACTCCCGTGGCGTGATGTCCCCGGGACGCCACGTCCGGACGCGGCTCTACTTCACCAGCGAGAGTCACGTACACTCCTTGCTCAGTATCTTCCGCTACGGAGGCCTGCTCGAT GAGGAGAAGGACCAGCAGTGGAAGCGTGCTATGGACTACCTCGGTGCCGTCACAGAGCTCAACTACATGACCCAGATCGTCATCATGTTGTATGAAGACAACAACAAG GACCCTTCGTCTGAGGACCGTTTTCATGTGGAGCTTCACTTCAGCCCTGGGGTGAAGGGCTGTGATGACGAGCAGAAAGCTCCCCTGGGCTTTGGCTTCCGTCCAGCTTCCTCCGAG AACGAGGAGAAGCAGCCAGACCCGGGGAGCCTGGAAGACCTGTCGCAGTCCGAGCCGGACCAGGCCGCACCACTCACTGAGCCCGTGAGCGTCCTGAGACGGTCCCCGCTGATCCGTAACCGGAAGACCGGCTCCATGGAG GTGCTGTCTGAGACCACGTCCACCAAGATGGGGACATATCGCCTCTTTCCGTCTTACAGCCGCCAGTCCCCAGAGATGAAACAGAGTGGATTAG GCTCTCAGTGTGCAGGACTTTTCAGCACCACAGTCCTGGGGGGCTCTTCTAGTGCCCCAAACCTACAGGACTATGCTCGTACACACCGCAAAAAATTCTCCGCCGGCAGTCTGTCCTATAAAGACG AGCCCCTGGAGGAGCACCACGTGGCCCAGCTTCTCCGGCGCTTCTCCACAGACCAGCTGCTGGGCCGGCAGCTCTCTCTGGACAGTGCCCTGGCCCACCACCTCCACCAGTGCTCCTACCACCTGCGCCTCTTCCGCAACTGGTTAATCTCCGGCCAGGACACCCTAGATTGCCTCTACG GCTTTGAGGGATGTTCCATGGTGCCATCTATCTACCCACTGGAGACACTGCACAACTCGCTCTCGCTGAAACAGGTGGACCAGTTCCTGACGGCAGTGTGTGAGAGCGGCGGGGAATCCCAGTCCAGGACCACCAGAG CTTTCTCCGCCATGTTTGACTCTCAGACTCAGCCGTCGGTGGACGCCTTCATCCCGCAGAGAGTCCTGTCGTCCTCGGCGTCATTGCGCCACCGTTCGGACCGGCCACCCTGGT ACAGCAGTGGCCCATCCAGCACCGTATCCAGCGCAGGCCCGTCATCGCCGACCACTGCCGATACGTCCCCCCGGTTCAGCTTCAGCGACAAGACATCCCTGACTCCTCAGAGCAGCGAGGAGACacagggggggcagcaggggggCCACCTGGCCTcgcccccccacctgcccagCAGCCCTCCCCTTGGCACAGATGAAACGAATAAACAGGAAGTGGGGGACCAGGAGACGGGCACCTCCCCCATGACAAACCACCACGGGTGCCAGGAGCTGCTAGAGTCCCCAAGTGAGGCAGCAGATGCCCCTTCCCCCGACTCCCCTTTGGCCGAACTGCTCCCGGGGCACCCTGGGTCCCTCCCTGTCCTGCTGGAACTGCATGAGAGCAGCTCTGAGGCCGGTTCTAGTTCACAAACCCCCATAAGCCCGTATATGGAGGTTGGGGGCGGAGTCTTGGACACGGAGGCAGGGCCAGGGACATGGAAAAACGGCTTGGGACCGACTGTGGAGGTTGGTGGTGCCCAGGCTGCTGAGCCCTAG